CCCGGCCGTGGCGGGCCAGCAGCTCCGCGAGCCGGACCGCCGCGTTCGGCGAGCCGTCCGCGACGTGCGGGCGGTAGGCCTCGGCGGCGCCCTCCACGTCCCCGCGGGCCTCCAGGAACTCGGCGAGGCGGCGTGCGGCGTCCCCGAGGGACTCGGTAGCCGCGTACTCCCGCAGCTCGGCGATCCGGCCGTGCCGGAGCAGCAGCTCGGCCAGCTGGTCATTGCCGTTGACGGAGGTGATCTCGCGCGGGCGCAGCAGGGCGACGGCCTCGTCGATCCGCCCCTGCCGCTCCCGTACGGTGGCCAGCAGGGCGACTGCGTTCCACGGCTCGGGGGCCCGCCTGCCGCCGCAGTCCGGCCGGTCGCAGTGGGGGCAGTGGGGTGGCGGCGAGGCGATGCGGTCGGCGAGCAGGGCGGCGAGCTCCTCGTCCCGGTCGAGGCCCGCGGCCACCTCGACCAGTGCTCGCGCGAGGAACGGGTCCCCGAGGTGCGGGCGGAGCAGGCCGTACGCCTCCTCCGCCCGGCCCTGCCCGGCGATCAGCACCGCGAAGTGCTCCAGCGCCGACCGGTTCCCGTCCTGCGCGTACGGGCGCAGCAGCGCGACCGCCTCGTCCGCCCGCCCCCACCGCTCGAGCAGTTCGGCGGCCCTGCGGACGGCCGTCCACCAGCCCGTGGCGACGTACGGCGCGAGGGCCTCCAGGGCCTCGTCCGGACGGCCCCGGTCCGCAAGCCACCGGGCCCACTCCTTCGCACAGAACCAGTCGCTCCCACCCGCCAGTTCACGCACCTCATCGGCATGGCCGTGCTCAAGGAGATACGTCACCAGGTGAACGGGTATCCACCCGTCCCTCATCCGGTCCCGCAGGTCAAGTTCGCCAGCATCCACGAGGACGCACCCTAACCGGCGGCCCCTGCTAGGGGGTTCGCACCGCGGCCTTGAGTGCCTCCTCGAGCGCCTGGTCCGCGGGGACCTGAACATCCGGAAGGACCCCCACGCCCTCCCAGTTGGTACCGGTGACGGTGTTGATGGCCCGCGCCGTCGGCACCGTCACGAGGATGTGCTCGGCGACGGCGTGGCGGGCCGTCGGATGGGCTCCGCCCCGCGTGGTCGCGCCGACGACGACGGCCCGGCCGTGCGCCTGCAAGGTGTACGCCACGTCCTCACCCCCGGAGAACGTCACCTCGCTCGTAAGCACGTAGACCGGACGGTCGAGATAACGCGGCGCGGGAAGGTGCCCGACCGTCCAGTACTGCCGGGTCGTGTTGCCGACCCGCTCGTAGATGTCGTTCAGGTGCACCTGGTCGTCGGGGAAGAAGTAGCTGCACCACATCGCCGCCCCTTCCGGGTACCCGCCGAGGCACGCCCGCAGGTCCAGGATCAGTGCGGAGCTGTGCGCGACCAGCTGCATGGCCGCCCCGATCGCGCTCGCCCCGTCGGTGGCGGTCGCGATGCGGCTCAGCTCGATGAGCCCGACGCTCCCCTCCAGATGCTCGACGCGGCGGATCCCCTGGTTCGCCGCCCTGAGCAGCGCGGTGAACGCGGCGATCCCCCCGTCGTCGTCCACCGGCTCCAGCGACTGCGGCTCGTCCGTCCAGAGCAGCCGCAGGTGCTTGTCCGGGCACACCTGCTGGAGGTCTGCCGTCACCGTCTCGCAGAGCAGAGGGCCGTCCAGGCCTTCGTACGCACCCGCCGCGAGGCGGCCCCGGATCGCAGCCTCGACGGCAGCGGTCCGTTCGGGGAAGACGTAGCCCGCGGTGATCCGCGCCAGGGCTTCTTCGATAATTCGTTCGTTTGTCAGCATGGCGGATCACCCTAGAGAGCCAACTCCGCGATGAACAGCGGTTTTCCCCTTCCGAGAGCCGGAGCCGGAGCCCGAGCCAGACCCCGAGCGGACCAGGGTGCGCAGCATGCCCGCACCCGCCACCACCGCGCAGAGGTGCAGCAGGGCCGCGACGGCCGGATTCTCCGGCGGGGTGACCCCGGCGGGGCCCGCCAGCGCCAGGTACAGGGTGACGGGCAGCTTCCACCCGCTCCACGCGAACAGCGAGCCCGACCCCACCCAGCCGAACACCAGCGGAATCCAGCGGGGCACCCCCGCGGGCCGCGTCCGCGCGACCACCCAGACGGCGACGGCCCCGGCCACCGCCCAGAACCCGCCGACGGCCCCCAGCACGTACCCGGCGCCGATCCGCTCGGCGGGATGCGCGATGCCCGCCGTCCCGCCGGCCGCCCAGTACAGCCAGACCAGGCCCACGGCCGCCCCCAGCGCAGCCGCCCAGGGCAGTGCCGAGCGCGGCCCGTCGCCTATTCGCCCGGCGAACGCCTCCGGCCAGCGGCGCCTGAGGTAGGCGGGAACGGCGATAGCCAGCCCCAACCCCATCCCCAGGAACCCGAACTGGATCAGTACCCCCTCCCAGACCGGCAGGGCCGGATCGTCACCACCCTCCTCCAGCAGCCCGCCGACCGCCGCGAACGGCAGCACCGAGACCAGGAACCCCGAGCCCACCCAGGCGCAGAACCCGACCAGGGCCCCCGGTATCCGCATCCCCCACGGACGCACCAGGGCCAGCGCCAGCGCGATCCCGATCGCGGCCATACCCACCGTGACGGTGTTGAGCACCACCCACTCCGCCATGGTGAATCCCTCGCCGACCGGCAGCACCCCGGCGACCGAGCCGACCACCCACCCCACCTTGATCAGCAGGTACGGCGACAACGCCAGCGCCGCCCCGTAGCCCGCGATCCGCCCCACCCGATCCCAGCGCTCCATCTGAATCCCCCCTCCACCACCAGGAATTCCAGAGTCGTCCATCCGCGATCGGGTCACCTCCCCCAGCTGGGGGAACCCTCTCCCCCGCACGGGGGAGAGGCTCGGGCGAGTGATCGATTCTGCGGTGAATCGGCTCCGGCAACCGGGTGATCAAGAGTGTCCTCGGCTGGTGGGGCGGAGCGCGCGGACGCTATCTCTGCACGCATGATCAAGAACATCGCCGCCGCCGCGGCGCTCGCTCTCAGCACCGCCCTGCTCACCTTCTCCCCCGCCCAGGCAGCGCCGAGCTCCTTCCCGCTCCCGCCCTTCGGCTACTACTCCCTCACCTCGGGCCCGGTCGTCTGGCACGCCCCGCTGTCGGCCCACCCCGCCTTCCACCCCGCGTACGTCGTCTACGGGCTGCGCTGACACCGGGCAGCCCCCCGCACGCCCGTGCCCCCGCCGTGTTGACCGGCGGGGGCACGGGAGCCCGGCCTAGCCGAACTTCGGCATCTCCCCGACCGTCGTCGACAGGTCGATCACCGCGAACGCCGCGCCCTGCGGGTCGGTGAGC
The Streptomyces sp. NBC_00091 genome window above contains:
- a CDS encoding lipopolysaccharide assembly protein LapB translates to MTYLLEHGHADEVRELAGGSDWFCAKEWARWLADRGRPDEALEALAPYVATGWWTAVRRAAELLERWGRADEAVALLRPYAQDGNRSALEHFAVLIAGQGRAEEAYGLLRPHLGDPFLARALVEVAAGLDRDEELAALLADRIASPPPHCPHCDRPDCGGRRAPEPWNAVALLATVRERQGRIDEAVALLRPREITSVNGNDQLAELLLRHGRIAELREYAATESLGDAARRLAEFLEARGDVEGAAEAYRPHVADGSPNAAVRLAELLARHGRGDEGIALLRDLPGSRGNVDDWFVDVLCGLYAGQGRAEEALAYLDDRKARTGTDEWEFFRQRPGLLASCGRTEQAIEEVRAHPEGSAWYAAPDLARLLLGAGRPEEALAVLDPEEPNTREDRAELLMQLGRVGEAVALLQRRRPLQDFKPTEWSAAPPF
- a CDS encoding S41 family peptidase, encoding MLTNERIIEEALARITAGYVFPERTAAVEAAIRGRLAAGAYEGLDGPLLCETVTADLQQVCPDKHLRLLWTDEPQSLEPVDDDGGIAAFTALLRAANQGIRRVEHLEGSVGLIELSRIATATDGASAIGAAMQLVAHSSALILDLRACLGGYPEGAAMWCSYFFPDDQVHLNDIYERVGNTTRQYWTVGHLPAPRYLDRPVYVLTSEVTFSGGEDVAYTLQAHGRAVVVGATTRGGAHPTARHAVAEHILVTVPTARAINTVTGTNWEGVGVLPDVQVPADQALEEALKAAVRTP